The window gttttgtaattaaaatcTTATGCAGTAAACTGATGCTGAGTCCCAAGTCAACTTTCCTGAGATTTCTTAGGGCAAAAAGCATCCTATTTGTGAGTCACTCAAATGCTGCTTTAGCATTTACTCTTCTTGACCAAATCTGCCAAAATAATTAGGCCTTCAGCTCCTCTTTACTGTATCACACGTTACAGCAGCTTGATGTAGGTCATGTCTGCCAAGTCCCAGCCCTTCATACTACCTCTAGCATGGGAATTTCTATTTAGCATACTTAATAACGGGTATTGTTACAGATGCTAAGGGATGACATTCTGATTCCTTCACTCctcagaggattttttttaaccattatgTCTTTATTAACTGTTATTAACCTTGTATTACTCTGAGAACCTCAGCCAATCAGAGACTCATAGGAGTGCATGTGCCGGGGATGCTCTTCAGTCATGCTTCCTCTTGTTGCCTGCTTCTAATATCTGCATGGTCTCTTAGTGACTGCAAACAGAGGTAATCCCTGCTCAGAGTCTGCACTTTTAAACAGAGGGAAATATAGAAGGGAAAACAGAGGCAGAGAAATTTGCTTGAAGTAAGGAGGAGAAGCCCAGCCCCTGTTGTGTCACCAGCTATTACCCTCTTCATTTTACTTCTCAGGCATTAATATCCCAGAGTGAAAAGGGTTCATTTAGGTCCTCAGCCTGAGACATACATCTCCAGGTTGTATTGGCCCTGTGTTTGCACACAGCCACAGTTCCTTACATAAGTACAGCACAACACATACAAGTGTAAGCCTGTGTGATTTGTGTATATCAGAGAGTGAAACCAACCATATAAAGCAATTGGCAAGGGGTGGAAAAATAGACCATCTATATTTACTTGGCATATGCTTTTTCCAGCAAGGATGGCCAGAATTCGTTTGATGTTCGAGGGTGTACAGACAGGTAGCTCCCATTTAGGAAAGGCAGACGGTCATCTATCACCACATCCATCCAGTCTCCAAATTgccagaactaaaaaaaaaaaaaaaaaaaaaaaaaaaaaaaagagagagagagagagagaacaaaaagtgaaagagagaaaagaacaaGCCTCTTTTGAGAGCTCGTATTTGTGCCAAGCAACAGCCTCCTGAAGCAGCACAGGAATTAATCTCAAGCATGGGTATTTGCAAGTCCTCTCCAGAACTACTGAAGGCTAACAGTCTAAGTTGTTAAACAAGCTACCAAGTGGCTGCATTTCCTAGTGGCAGTCATTTGGGAATATAACAGTCCTGCAATCAGTGGGAGGAAAGAGTATGGGAAATGCGCTAATATTGTTGGGTGATAGCAAACATTTCAGAGGATGAAGAACAATCACACCTCAGCTGCATTTGGATTTCCCCTGCCTCTATCAAGATTCAGTCTCTAGATTTTCTAGAACCTTTCTCTCTGTTTCGATTAAGACTGTTATATGTGTTATCATGGAAAGGGACAGTGTACTGACTAAAGACTGCTTTGAGGTGTTATCCATCTCCTTGATAGAAGAGGAAGATGCAGGCAGTCTCTCCACCATGTGGACAAAGCAGGTGTTCCCCCATGCTGATCCAGCTGATGGAACCTTCTAATGGAGAAGATATGGAAGAAGATCCATGGGGATGACCTCAAGGAGCCATTTCCAGAATCATTAGCAGATTAATGTAGCTTAGCACGATTCTCAATCATAAGAAGCCAAGCTCTTATCTGCAATAATGCAAAGGACTCCAGTGGGAGTGGGAGTAAGCTAGCAATAGATTTAGTCtaccatgtttttattttatcgGCTTTGGTCAGTGAAAAACCTCAAAATGAGCTGCTCTGTTAGAAAAGCACAAGACCAGATCTGGTCAGATTCCCCGTGTTTTAAGTTGATGCATTCTGCTATAATCCCCTGTAGTTCCtaagaaacatttctgtttttttccccagactgaTCTGCTCCTTGCCCACTTCTCACTCACACATAACACACCCTACCTCAGAGGCATCAGAGTTTCTGTGGCAGAGAAAGTGATTCCTGCATAAACACAAGTCTAACTTAATTCTTGGTGAAATGATGTCACTGTAATTATTCCCTAGACAAAAAACATCACTCATCTTAACTGCTGCTGATAAAGTGCCTAACACCCTTAACTCCTGCAGCTGAGTGTTGTGTAGGAAGCCTGGAGCAGCCCTTTGTAATGCTGAGAGGTAATGTTCTCCAGatccagaaaggaaaaaattataagctataatttttatatttgtatacAGTATGTCTTGTTTGAGATTCTTCTGAGGACTGGTAGCTTAGCCTGTGGATGGCAGTAAAATATCTTTGATGGAATAATTGAAAGACACTGCCGAGAAGGCATTTCCATTCCGAGTAGATTCCTCAAGGGTTTACTGCTTGAGGAAATCCAGAAACAGTGACATTGATTTGAAGGTGTGatgacattttcaaatattGTAAAGTATTTATATTGCTTAAGAGTTAAGGATTGCTCACAACTAATCTTTTCAAAGCTCTCATGAAAGAAAATCTATCTTGTAttcttttaatgtgttttaagcAGTCTGGTGTCCCTTCAGCTGGTTTGTCTCCTATAAAAGCACCCCTGCTTGCTAGAAATGGGTCAAGACAGAAATATCTGGCATTCTGAAGGGCAAAGGAACAGAGCAAAATTTAGACTGCCTGCAAGATAatcctcctggtgctgctccaTGAGAGCTCCAGGAGGTCAAAGAAGTGCCAGTGCCAGAGCTCTCTGCATATAACAGATTGTGAAAAAAGGGTGATGATGAATGGCCAAGGAATATCCTGATTCTCTCTACCTCCAGTTTAGCTTCTGGAGGCAAGTGCTTTTAATCCTGTGAGATACTTGGCTGTCTCAGATACAAGAAACCAGGGCCTGACTGCTGGTATTCCAGTCACTCACACAGGAGATTCAGAGAATTTCAAGAGTTGGTAGACAGTGAAATTTACTAGAGATCTTGCTCCTCTCTTTGAATTAAATCTCCATTCATCTCATCTGTTTCCCAGGATTTGTAATTTCAAGTAAATACCACCAGCTAAAAGGGCAAACTGAAGTATATTGGAAAatagaaaatgtcaaaatagaTAAAAACCACAGGTGCATTGACAGTCACAATAAAAAGTCGAAATCAAAGCAGACTTCAGAATGTCTTTCAAAACACGTATGTACACAGATCTGTTCAAACACCTGGTAGCTGTAGCTCTGGAGTTGGGTATAAgtcaaaattttcagaaaagggCTTCAAATCCCCTGAAGTTTGATAGTACCACCTGGAGCATGAGGTTAGAAAACTTGGGGTTTTCTGAAAAATTCTGAATTGGCTCTCAGCACTGAAAAACCAAAGCATGTGAAGATGTCGAGATCTGGGACTGCAGTTTTGACCCCTATGTAATCCAACCAGCCAAACGCCAGCAGTACCAATACAGCAGAGAATACATACCCGGAAATGGAATATCCCAGCATAGTCACTCTGGAATCCTTGGTCCTTTGgtaaaacattttccaaaaatCGCTTCTGCATTGTCAGGGATCCCAGGGCAGCCAGCACCCAGCAGTCACCTTAAGGGAGAGAAGAATCCAGTACATTCAGCCAGTTATTTACAGTTGTGGATCACAATTAACTCCTTAGAAGAGCAGacttcaacatctaaacatccaAGAAACAGCTtgctaaaagaaaacagcaatcttctgtcttccttctctgctcCCCAAAACAGTGAAACACCAACCAACATTCACCAGAAATGAACCCTGATGCAACTCTAGCCATCCTTTGCTACCTCTATAATCAGCTTTTGTGGTCGAGACCTGCAGTCTGGAAAGTGGTTTAGGAAATCTTCGAGCCTATCAGTTGGGGTGAGAAATGGGAAGACATTTATTTCAGTCTCGGAGCAGAGCTACTCACAAAGACAAATACGATTATAAGCTGGGAGAAAAAGATGGAACTGACAATGAGCTGCAGACACTTATCTTAGTGTCATAGAAGATGGAGAGAAATAtcaatagggaaaaaaaaaaaaaaaaaaaaaagaacaacaaccaCTGAGAATGACCATGTGGAGACATtaggatgaaaagaaaatgcagtccTACACATGTTGGAGCTGTGCCTACTTAGTAACTGTGTTTCACCTTTGTACTTGAAGCTTCTGCAAGTAACAGCTGCTACATTTGGGAATCCCATTAAATATCTCCAATAAATTGTGTGGGGATTTGTGGAGGTCTGGAGTGACCCACACTAATTATTTGTTTACTGCAGGCACCATGGTCCATGCCTTTCCACCAAGAACTCAGAACATAGCAAAGCAACCACGGGTTATTGGGTTGTGCCAATCTTTTCCTAAACAGGATCATAACCTTACCTATGAGTCCTTGAATAATATCAAATCTGCTAACTCCATCCATGATCAAACAGGGATTTCTTCGAAGTtcctggaagaaagaaaatgctgagaACAGTGTGGGTACTCAGTCTTTGCCAGCAGCATGTTCCCTTGCAGAGCCCCTCATTGGATTTTCACGTGAGCTTCTCTGATGCTACCAACACCTTTCAGAGGGCTCTGGCCTCAGCTGCCAAACCATGCAGTTTCTTGGGGGACAGTTACACAGAGTTTTCCAGGCAGACTGGAGCAGGGACTGTACTTCAGCTCAGCATTGGATTTGTGCAAGTTTTATGCTCTGAGCTTTTCCACACAAGACTCATACGGATCTGCTGGGGCTGATTTTCATCACTTTCAGTATGGAAGAGTGCTTAATCTCGAGCTGCAAAATCCCACAGACCTggccaatttatttttaattcagggagaattttctttgcattctttGAGAGTCTTGTTTGGTCAGTGAAGGAGGAAACACTTCAGAGTTTGGTCTTGTGCACAGAAGTGTAAACCATCCTCCCATCTGCCTCTGCTATTAGTCTGGGATGTCTGAGTGCTTGGGTAggatgttcctgagcatcccccGTGATTACCCCTGGCACACTCCCAGTGAATAAGGCTCTGTTTTGAAAGAGCATTCAGCCTTAAATAAGAGAGTCACTGCAcaccaaagaaaatgaagagataagaggaaaaaaaaagcctctcacTGAGAAAATTAATACAGCAGCTCTTCCTTAAGCAGGCCCTGGCATTTCTTCTGCCCAATCAATTTGACATGCTGCACAAACATGAGACCAGCACAAAACAGGACTCACATGTTTGCATGAGATCACCATCAGCAAATGCtgtcagttttctgaaatggcTTCACGGTGATCAAACCCTTCAAGAAATTTCCCCATCTGCAGAGAGTTCTACACAGTATTGTCTCTCCAGGCTGGCAGATGGATCATGCTCCCACTGCCTTGGTGACACCAGGGAAAATGGTCTGGGTAAGTGTCTTTTTTGATAGAATGGGGACATGCTGCTGTCACGCAGCCATCTACGCTTAGTTGAGGAGTTTGGGGATTTCcaaaaagtgatttattttgaatattgtgCACTACTCTGGGTTCCACAATGTACAAAGATCTTTgaaagtgtccagaggagggcaacaaagccaGGTAAAGGGCTGGAAGTtatgtcctatgaggagaggctgagaacaTTTGGGTTGTCTAGTTtgcagaaaagaaggctgagaggcaacctcattgctctctcCCAGTTCCTGAGGAGAGGACATGGAGAAAGAGACACCAATCTCTTCTCCCTGCTAACAGGATGTGtgggaacagcacaaagctgcaccaggggacaTTCAGAATGGATATAACAAAAAATTTCTTTATCATGCAGGTGGTCAAACAGTGGAACAGGTGTTCTAGTGAGGTGGCTGATGCCCCATGTCTGTCAGTTTTCAAGTGGCTTTTAGTTAGCCCTAAGGTTGTTAGGCTAGAAGATCTTTGTAGGTCTCTTCTGAATGAACTACCCTATCCTGTCCTGTCCTATCCATGTCAGGAGCTGCATTTTGGAAATCTGGGCATACCTAACtggaaagaaagggaggaaaggtAGTCtccaaatatctttttttccttccaaggaAATACAGCATTTATAAAGCACCAGGAATTTTTGCCTGTTATCGCAAAACCTAGCTATGTGCCTAGCTACTATGCACATAGATGGGCAGCCTTTGAAATTgcatgaaaaatacagaaactacATATTTATAACTGTCCAGAAATATTGctctgtttctctgaaaaaaaatataatgaggCCTTGTGGCGTTTTCCCCAAGACTCTTCCACTTTAGTGCTGTGTGATTTGGTATGCTATTTGTAGAGAAGAATTTTGTATAGAACATGCTTAGCACAAGTAGCTATCATTGCTGAAGTCTAAGGCCATAGGCTATTGAATTTTTACCCAGTTACAAGTAAGAAAGGCCACAGAGCCCGCTTGAACTGGAAGATAAGAAGGTAAAGAAGACTATATTGACAGACTCTGCAACCATCAGCAGATCCTACAGCCCCAAAGATAGGAGAAAACAGCTCATCTAGAGACAATGAAGGGAACCAATCTAGAGAAGAAAGACCTCCAACCCTAATATTACTATTGGTCCTGTCTCTTGAGTGAGGGGTTGGGAATGTACAGTGTAAGGGCATAATTGCATAGGGATTTCTTTGTTCGGGGTCTCTTGAACAGCTTGAGCTGTTGCTGTAACTTTAACTCTGCAGaagtggtggtttttttttttgttgtttgttttgttttttgcttattACCATTGCATAAACCTAGAACTGAACCCTGTTATTGTGATTGACTCTTGCATAATTTCCATAACATTAGcttgagggggaaaaagagtGATCTCAAAGAGGCACGTGTTCTCTTCTCATAATATCTACTAGTCCAGCAATGAGGGCAACCATATGGGCTATAAATCAACTGCTCTGTCTGATCTCATTCCCCAGGAGAAACCTATCATCACTTGTTTTCCCTGGCCCAGTGAAGATTTCATTACATATTGCagcgctacaggcttggggcagagtggctggaaagctgtgcaaaggaaaaggatctgggggtgttggttgatgctcacctgaacatgagctggcagtgtgcccaggtggccatgaaggccaacggcatcctggctgtgtcaggaatagtgtagccagcaggagcagggaggcgATTgtcccctgtactcagctctggtgaggccgcatctcgagtgctgtgttcagctttgggcacCTCATTACAAGAAgaacattgaggccctggagcgtgtccagagaagggctacaaagctggtgatgATCAGTGTAGATGTAGGGCACATGCAGATATATGCAAAGGACTCAGTCTTACATTTCTGTGGAAAATTGAAAGCCTGGGGTTGGATTTACTGAGTAGTGTAAGCCAGTCTGATTGCAGGCTGCTACACAGTATGGTGGTCTGGCCATGGACACATTTCCACCAGACTTCCCTCTGATCCAGCATAATAAATCTGAGGATTAAGAGGGAGAGGATGACTCTTTGCAGAACTGCCGCCCTACCAGATCAAGATCCTTTAACCCTGCAACAAATTCCCAATCCTGCTTCTGTTCCCACCAGCTCCTGCCACAGTACCACATCTTTCCTTTGTGCTGCTTCCCCTGTCCCAACCCCAGCTTCCTGACGCATCCTCACTGCACTGGCCAGGGTGTTCCCTCTTTAACAGCACgacaattaagaaaaataaaagtatctgTTCTGTTTATCAGGGAggaggacaaggaataatggctttaaataaaaagagggtagatttagattagatataaagaaaTTCCTTACTATGAgggaggtgaggcactggaacaggttgcccagagacgCTGTGGATGATaggtttttcatttcttccctgTGCCATTTGGGCTAAATTTTTAGATTAACTCCAAATTgacatctgttttttgttgttgttttgttttattttttctttttttcccctgaataaAAGCTCTTGTTTTCACCCCTCCAGCTACAGACATGCCAAAACTGATGCAGTAGGAACTCCAGCTCAGCTTAGCTGTGTGGAAAGATCCTAACCCCAACACAATTTTTTATATGTCCCATTTTGGTTTTGTCAGTTTCTGTACTCAAATTTTCTTAACAATGAAGTTATTTCCTGGAAGTCTCTGGGAATTAAATGAAATGTCGATAAACAAAGCGTCATCAAAACAGTGCAGTATCATGATAAGTGCACTGTTCCTGGAAGAGGATTATTGCTCTGCAAAGGGCAGAAGAGAGGTAAAAATGTGACTTTTGCAAAGTGACTGGATCAAATAACAAATCACTTTGATAATTTAAAGAATTTAAGCAGTGAATCCAAGCAAACAAGCATTAGCTCAGACTGTATGACTTTCTCCAATATTGTTtagattttttaattacagtagCACAGTTCCCTGAGTCTTTGCTAAAGGAACAAGGTATGACTCTTGCTGAAGTCCTTGTAAAAGACactgttcttcctttctcctcacACCAGATATATAAGACATACTGAGAAGCCTGTGCCCTGATGCTATGAAGAGATTGTGACGATGCAGAGGAAACTCACACTGGCTACTTCAGAAGTGCATGACCACCATATACATTACCACCAGATATGAAGACTCAAAACTCTGAACATAATTGGCAATTCTCTTGGCAACGCACAAGGTAAAATAGATGGAGCGTGTTGCTCAACTGCTATATTGGATCTGGAACAACAACAGCGATGTAATTGCTATCTGAAATTATATGCACTTAAATAACAAGATCCTATACGACTCCAAAGATGGAAGCTAAGAGATAATAGGCTGAAGGTGCCATTTTTGTCACAGGTACATTCccagacacttttttttcctgtcagaaGGAGCCAATGGTAGAAGGTGAGAAAAATAGATGTGTGTCAAATTAGCCACGCTCTATAGGCAGGATGCAACTACACTAACTCTCTGGGACACATATTCTGGTATGTCAAAGTTCCTTGGGGAAATTACAGGTATTTTTTTGCCTATCGGTTTAGGTAGTTTAAATACCTTGGATCATATTTCCTTACAGTTACCATCTCAGTAACTTAAGAGCAAAGAGGGCATGGACATTTGTGTATGTGCAAACAGTGTCTAACTGACACAATTCTgcagttttaaaatttaaaattctgcACTTTTATTCTTCACTGTGCAGCTTTCCCCCTTCTTCCTTGGGGAACAGCTCCTTGTGCTCGCCTCCCAGGACACACCAAGCTTAAACAGTGTTTAATTTACTTCTTTACTCTTGGCTGAAGGCATCTGCAGCTCTGTCAATGAAAATAAACCTATTTAGCAATTCTGCCACTGCTCCATTTTGCTGGTAGTTGGATGCTGGTCTGTGATGTCACTGTGATGCAGCATAGGCACCATGGTGACATTGGGGAAACTTCCACCACACTCCCTAGGCCACGGGTGGGTGCAGCTGCACTGCATCCCCCGGTTGGGCAGGACAGAGCCCAGTGGGTTGAGGAAATGGCTACGGACAAAAATTTCTGTCCAACtagaaaaacaatttcaatGGAGCCATCTTCAATGGAAACATCAAATGTTTCTGTTCAGAACAAGTCCATTGATTTGGCAGTCTCAGCATCTCCTCAAATATGTGATAAAAGAGCAGCTCACGATGCTGCCCTGGGAGctataaaagaagaaaacatgaaaagtgTACATCTTAATTTTTCTGAGGAAAGCTCTGGCAAAGCCAATGACTTGTCACCCCAATCCTTTCTGAAAAAACTCTGGGAAATTGTTGGAAGTAATCGGTTTCAGTCCCTTTGGTGGGGTGACAATGGGAACTGCATAGTGATTGTGGAAAAACTCTTCAAAATGGAATTGCTGACAAGGAGAGGACCTCTGCAACCTTTTGAAATTGATAGCATGAAAACTTTCATTCGCCAGCTTCATCTTTATGGATTCTGCAAAATGCAATGGGATTTGACAAGATCTTCCTCATGTGATGAATTTCTAGCTGATAAAGGAGCAGTCTCTGCTTTTAGCAAGGTACGTTAGTCCCCCTACCTATGAAATACCTCTCAGAATGTGTTAGTGGGATTGATATCCAGCCAGTCCCAACTGAGGTGGCCTAAAGTTGGTCGTATTTGGGTTTCTAAACCAGTTtttatgcttttgaaaatcttacATTTCTCTGCTACACCCAAATGGCAAAAATGCAAAAGTGGTTATTGCTTAACAGAACTGTGCCATACCATGTTAATCACATGGGGCACATTTAAAATGCCCCCGAGTGTCTTCAGTGTTTGTCTTTTGTGATTCTAATTCTTAGCTATCTTTGTCTTTCCCAGCCTTGAAATGGTGGTAACTAACTTTCCTCTTTTGCATTTTGTAGTTACTCTTCTACCATAACCCCTATTTCAAGAGAGACTATCCCCATCTGTTAAGACGATGCAAGCGAAGTAAAGTGTGAGTAAAGCTGAATTTTCACTGGAACTGGCTTTGAAGGAAGGCCACTTGAGAAGAAACTCACTGAAGACATGGTCAGGCCCTGCCTCAACAACGGTCAGTGCAAGGATGAATCCTCAGGCCCCATCCCTTTTTCCACAACACCACAGCCACACCCTGGTTGGCATCCAGGATGCTGCCCTGGGAGCATTCTGCTGAAACTGCTGCTTCTCCATACCACACTACACCCCACAAGATAGTGTTTTTCCACCAGGGCTGGGACCAGATAGCAGTATTGCAGGTGACAGGGTTGGACATCAACACTATACGTACTAGAGGAAGTATATATGATAGGTACCAAGTGAATAGAGTGTAGTAGTTCTAGGAATAAACTGtctgaataaaaaatattttctggtttctgttctgtttctagtttccttttcttcagtttgACAGCTACTGTTCCTACACCCTGGGTATGGAGGTTGCCTTCAGGGAGACTGTTTTGCTCCAGCTCAGGGGAGACAAAGACCCCAGGCACTAGCACTGCACTCAGTAAACTCCAGCAAAACAGCCATGTGTGGCTAACCCAGTTGCTTTACCAGTAGCAATGGATACACAGCATTGCTATTCAGTGCAGTCTGATGATG is drawn from Anas platyrhynchos isolate ZD024472 breed Pekin duck chromosome 3, IASCAAS_PekinDuck_T2T, whole genome shotgun sequence and contains these coding sequences:
- the LOC106017837 gene encoding LOW QUALITY PROTEIN: heat shock transcription factor, Y-linked-like (The sequence of the model RefSeq protein was modified relative to this genomic sequence to represent the inferred CDS: inserted 1 base in 1 codon); its protein translation is MLVCDVTVMQHRHHGDIGETSTTLPRPRVGAAALHPPVGQDRAQWVEEMATDKNFCPTRKTISMEPSSMETSNVSVQNKSIDLAVSASPQICDKRAAHDAALGAIKEENMKSVHLNFSEESSGKANDLSPQSFLKKLWEIVGSNRFQSLWWGDNGNCIVIVEKLFKMELLTRRGPLQPFEIDSMKTFIRQLHLYGFCKMQWDLTRSSSCDEFLADKGAVSAFSKLLFYHNPYFKRDYPHLLRRCKRSXSVSKAEFSLELALKEGHLRRNSLKTWSGPASTTVSARMNPQAPSLFPQHHSHTLVGIQDAALGAFC